One Sphingomonas endolithica DNA segment encodes these proteins:
- a CDS encoding LacI family DNA-binding transcriptional regulator, whose protein sequence is MSATSPLDHGRRATIIDVAREAEVSIKTVSRVFNDAPNVTPKMRDKVMKVATALHYHPNVVAQGLVGRRSYLLGLFYENPSPNYVVELQQGALARLHGEKYRLVVLPVEQVAAVADNILGLVRSTALDGIVLTPPASDHPVILERLAQARFPFVRIAPTHSPDLGPRTITDDVGAARLMTEYLISLGHRRIGTIKGDPSHPSSAARLLGFNHALAAAGLTVQPHHLGDGLFTFDSGFAAARAMLASPDRPSAIFAQNDDMAAGAIMAAHDLGLKVPGDVSIAGFDDSAIARIVWPRITTIHQPVFDMARDATDMLVAMLEKQPYAPVVDHPFTLVPRQSTGPA, encoded by the coding sequence ATGTCAGCCACGTCACCGCTCGACCATGGCCGCCGCGCGACGATCATCGATGTGGCGCGGGAGGCGGAAGTCTCGATCAAGACCGTCTCGCGCGTGTTCAACGATGCGCCGAACGTCACGCCCAAGATGCGCGACAAGGTGATGAAGGTGGCAACCGCGCTGCATTACCATCCCAATGTCGTGGCGCAGGGGCTGGTCGGGCGGCGCTCCTACCTCCTCGGGCTGTTCTACGAGAATCCCAGCCCCAATTACGTCGTGGAGCTACAGCAAGGCGCGCTCGCGCGGCTGCATGGCGAGAAATACCGCCTCGTGGTGCTCCCCGTAGAGCAGGTCGCGGCGGTCGCCGACAACATCCTCGGGCTGGTCCGCTCGACCGCGCTCGACGGGATCGTGCTGACGCCGCCGGCGTCGGATCATCCGGTGATCCTCGAACGCCTGGCCCAGGCACGCTTCCCCTTCGTGCGCATCGCCCCGACCCACTCGCCCGATCTCGGCCCGCGCACGATCACCGACGATGTCGGCGCGGCGCGGCTGATGACCGAATACCTCATCTCGCTCGGCCATCGCCGCATCGGCACGATCAAGGGCGATCCCAGCCATCCCTCCAGCGCGGCCCGCTTGCTCGGCTTCAACCATGCTTTGGCCGCCGCGGGATTGACGGTGCAGCCCCACCATCTCGGCGACGGCCTGTTCACCTTCGACAGCGGCTTCGCCGCAGCGCGCGCGATGCTCGCCTCGCCCGACCGCCCGAGCGCGATCTTCGCGCAGAATGACGACATGGCGGCGGGCGCGATCATGGCGGCGCACGATTTGGGACTAAAGGTGCCGGGCGACGTCTCCATTGCCGGCTTCGACGACAGCGCCATCGCGCGCATCGTCTGGCCGCGCATCACCACCATCCACCAGCCGGTATTCGACATGGCGCGCGACGCCACCGACATGCTCGTCGCGATGCTGGAAAAGCAACCCTATGCCCCGGTCGTCGATCACCCGTTCACGCTCGTCCCGCGCCAGTCGACCGGCCCGGCCTAG
- a CDS encoding heme exporter protein CcmB produces the protein MSVLAALIARDVRRAWAGGGVTLVVAFFLLVAILFPFAIGPDATLLARVGGGVIWAAALLAALLPVERLIAPDAEAGVLDQLAVRGMSMASVAAAKIVAHWLSFGPPVMLAAVIAAGLLGVAPSTLLAVELGLLIGTPGLAALAVATAALVAGVRGAGAVAGLVMLPLAVPLLIFGAGSIDGGAGAVKLLAAVSLVLLAGAPFVAGAAMRAAMD, from the coding sequence GCGCCTGGGCGGGCGGCGGCGTGACGTTGGTCGTCGCCTTCTTCCTGCTCGTCGCGATCCTGTTTCCGTTCGCGATCGGGCCGGATGCCACGCTGCTGGCGCGGGTCGGCGGCGGGGTGATCTGGGCGGCGGCGTTGCTGGCGGCGTTGCTGCCGGTCGAGCGGCTGATCGCGCCCGATGCGGAGGCCGGCGTGCTCGACCAGTTGGCGGTGCGCGGGATGAGCATGGCGAGCGTTGCCGCCGCCAAGATCGTCGCGCACTGGCTGAGCTTCGGGCCGCCGGTGATGCTGGCGGCGGTGATCGCGGCCGGCTTGCTGGGCGTGGCGCCATCCACGCTGCTGGCGGTCGAGCTCGGACTGCTGATCGGCACGCCGGGGCTGGCGGCGCTCGCGGTCGCCACCGCCGCGCTCGTGGCCGGCGTGCGCGGTGCGGGCGCAGTCGCGGGGCTGGTCATGCTGCCGCTGGCGGTGCCGCTGCTGATCTTTGGCGCCGGCTCGATCGACGGTGGCGCGGGGGCGGTGAAGCTGCTGGCGGCGGTCAGCCTGGTGCTGCTGGCGGGCGCTCCGTTCGTGGCCGGGGCAGCGATGCGCGCGGCGATGGACTGA